From one Nitrospira sp. MA-1 genomic stretch:
- a CDS encoding DUF2092 domain-containing protein, translating to MKPGAFFNISVSCIVLFSFPAYGADLDNSSLNELRPETLLQNMTDYMNSLEQFTFHSNATEDQMLASGQKLQFARTMKISIRRPNRFRADVRGDLENQQLFYDGETITLLDTDHNFYGTIQAPDTINVALDHALKSFALRAPLADLIRPDSFDLLTQHVTSSSYIGLHHVDGVRCHHLAFRQDDIDWQMWIEDGARPLLRKMIITQKHVTGAPQFTVVLSDWNLAAKLSDGLFIFTVPKNAKKIEFLPMENTRYFKH from the coding sequence ATGAAGCCCGGAGCTTTTTTCAACATTTCCGTCTCCTGTATCGTCCTTTTTAGTTTTCCGGCCTATGGGGCCGACCTGGATAACAGTTCCCTAAACGAGCTACGGCCTGAAACCCTCCTGCAGAACATGACCGATTATATGAATTCCCTCGAACAGTTCACTTTTCACTCTAACGCCACGGAAGATCAGATGCTCGCTTCCGGCCAGAAACTCCAGTTTGCTCGGACCATGAAGATATCCATCCGGCGTCCGAACCGATTCCGAGCGGATGTAAGGGGTGATCTTGAAAATCAGCAATTATTTTATGATGGCGAGACCATTACTCTTTTGGATACCGATCACAACTTCTATGGCACCATACAAGCACCCGACACGATCAATGTCGCGCTGGATCATGCGCTCAAGTCCTTTGCGCTGAGAGCACCATTAGCCGATTTGATACGACCTGACTCGTTTGATCTTTTGACCCAACATGTCACTTCCAGTTCTTATATCGGGTTGCATCATGTCGACGGGGTTAGGTGTCATCATCTGGCCTTTCGCCAAGACGATATTGATTGGCAGATGTGGATTGAAGATGGCGCGAGGCCGTTACTCCGAAAGATGATCATTACTCAGAAACATGTCACAGGTGCTCCTCAATTTACCGTCGTGCTGTCTGATTGGAACCTGGCCGCTAAACTTTCAGATGGACTCTTCATATTTACCGTTCCGAAGAATGCCAAAAAGATAGAGTTTCTTCCTATGGAAAACACCAGGTATTTTAAGCACTAA
- a CDS encoding cation:proton antiporter, with the protein MYEVHALEPILILLSVGIFAITLMQRIGLSSIVGYLIAGMLIGPYSIGLIHESETTKLLADLGVVFLLFDIGLHFSLSSIWEARRDILGLGPLQIVLCGLAFGAIAMAMGLGPEYAVILGGAFALSSTAVVVQTLGERGQQTCPVGLTGTAVLIFQDIFAIFLLIFAASLEIGGSTTTESGLAIIVFLAVLKAVVAFIVAVVMGRYAVKPLFRFLATTKNEEIFTATALLVVLATAVATGGAGLSLTLGAFLGGMIISETPYRHVIQTEAKPFRHLLLGFFFITVGMSLNWRILIGHWAEILIFLFALIAIKALLVSAAARVFGWSTPGSVQLGFLLAQGSELTFVIIAMPMVRESLGEGLVGVVITGIATSLVLTPTLATLGNRLARILRQRIPDSMSSDALLSSATTTPLLVFGMGDVGRMVVGALEAHNLPYDAIEMDHDRFLAASADGYSMAFGDPSDVRLMGTLAFAQRETLVVTIIRYEVAKALMPIMRDRYPNLTRFIAVDTEEDKTRFEAVGMRPIVNRSFPRGIDIAAAVLRNQHVDEANIQTWMQRVQERALQAAADLEESRTVAVTP; encoded by the coding sequence ATGTACGAAGTTCACGCACTCGAACCCATACTCATTCTGCTGTCTGTCGGCATCTTTGCGATTACGCTGATGCAAAGAATCGGGCTCAGTTCGATCGTGGGATACCTCATCGCGGGCATGCTGATCGGTCCGTACTCTATTGGCCTGATCCACGAGAGCGAGACTACGAAGCTCCTGGCTGACCTCGGCGTCGTGTTTCTTCTGTTCGATATCGGGTTACACTTTTCGCTGTCGAGTATCTGGGAGGCCCGTCGCGATATCCTCGGGCTGGGACCGCTTCAGATTGTGTTATGCGGACTCGCCTTCGGTGCGATCGCCATGGCCATGGGACTTGGTCCGGAATACGCCGTGATTCTCGGTGGTGCATTCGCACTTTCCTCAACGGCGGTCGTGGTTCAGACTCTCGGGGAACGGGGGCAACAAACCTGTCCCGTCGGCCTGACCGGCACGGCGGTCCTCATCTTCCAGGACATCTTTGCCATCTTCCTGTTGATTTTTGCGGCCTCGCTTGAAATTGGGGGTTCCACAACCACCGAATCCGGTCTGGCCATCATCGTTTTTCTTGCCGTACTGAAGGCTGTCGTGGCGTTTATCGTGGCGGTGGTGATGGGACGCTATGCCGTCAAGCCATTATTTCGCTTTCTCGCGACAACGAAAAACGAGGAGATCTTCACTGCCACTGCGCTCCTGGTGGTATTGGCGACGGCAGTCGCCACAGGTGGTGCGGGACTATCCCTCACACTTGGCGCATTTCTAGGCGGTATGATCATCTCCGAAACACCTTACCGACATGTGATCCAGACCGAAGCGAAGCCATTTCGTCACCTGCTACTGGGGTTCTTCTTCATTACCGTGGGTATGTCTTTGAACTGGCGCATCCTGATCGGGCACTGGGCCGAAATCCTGATCTTTCTGTTCGCACTTATCGCAATCAAAGCGCTTCTGGTCAGCGCCGCGGCCAGGGTCTTCGGATGGTCAACGCCTGGCTCGGTACAACTCGGCTTCTTGCTTGCCCAGGGCAGTGAGTTGACCTTCGTGATTATTGCCATGCCGATGGTGCGTGAATCGCTGGGCGAAGGACTGGTCGGCGTCGTTATCACAGGTATCGCAACCAGTCTCGTGCTCACCCCGACCTTGGCAACTCTCGGCAACCGCTTAGCCAGGATACTCAGGCAAAGGATTCCGGATTCAATGTCGTCCGATGCCCTCCTGTCGAGTGCCACAACCACTCCGCTACTCGTGTTCGGCATGGGCGATGTCGGCCGCATGGTCGTGGGTGCACTTGAGGCGCACAATCTGCCTTATGACGCAATTGAGATGGATCATGACCGTTTTCTAGCTGCCAGTGCCGATGGCTACTCTATGGCATTTGGGGACCCGAGCGATGTTCGTTTGATGGGGACCCTTGCGTTTGCACAGCGAGAGACACTCGTTGTCACGATCATCCGTTACGAAGTGGCGAAAGCCCTGATGCCGATCATGCGTGACCGGTACCCGAACCTGACCCGCTTCATTGCTGTTGACACGGAAGAGGATAAAACGAGATTCGAGGCTGTCGGGATGCGCCCGATTGTCAATCGAAGCTTTCCGAGGGGAATCGATATCGCAGCCGCAGTTTTACGCAATCAGCATGTGGATGAGGCGAATATTCAAACTTGGATGCAGCGTGTGCAGGAACGAGCACTTCAGGCTGCCGCCGACCTTGAAGAAAGCCGTACCGTGGCTGTCACACCTTGA
- a CDS encoding haloacid dehalogenase type II codes for MHKPKAIIFDVNETLLDLAPLKASVGNALGGREELLPLWFSTMLHYSLVETLTGNYHSFGEIGTAALMMVAKTQGIELQNEDAKTAIVTPLRSLLPHHDVAAGLQSLSGNGFQLVSLTNSSTECAETQLRHAGLTDLLEKRYSVESIKKYKPHPDTYRMVMNDLGLRPEEVLMVAAHAWDLAGAKSIGLQTAFIARPGTSLYPNVAKPDYVVNDLAALAKLLRKPESNEKNK; via the coding sequence ATGCATAAACCCAAAGCCATTATTTTCGATGTCAACGAAACTCTGCTCGACCTTGCTCCACTGAAAGCCTCTGTCGGAAACGCTCTAGGCGGCCGGGAAGAACTCTTGCCGCTATGGTTTTCCACGATGCTACACTACTCGCTGGTGGAGACCTTAACGGGAAACTACCACAGCTTTGGAGAAATCGGCACCGCCGCTCTGATGATGGTAGCAAAAACGCAAGGCATCGAACTCCAAAACGAAGACGCCAAAACAGCAATCGTGACACCTCTCCGCTCACTGCTGCCGCATCATGACGTTGCTGCGGGATTACAGTCGCTCTCAGGAAACGGCTTTCAACTCGTCAGCTTGACTAACTCGTCTACCGAGTGTGCTGAAACGCAATTACGCCACGCAGGTTTGACAGACCTCTTGGAAAAACGCTACAGCGTAGAGAGCATCAAAAAGTACAAGCCGCACCCGGACACGTATCGCATGGTCATGAATGATCTCGGCCTCAGACCGGAGGAAGTGTTGATGGTTGCCGCGCATGCTTGGGATTTAGCAGGAGCCAAGAGCATTGGGTTGCAAACAGCCTTTATCGCCCGCCCCGGCACGTCGTTATACCCGAACGTCGCAAAACCGGATTATGTCGTGAACGATCTGGCAGCGCTCGCCAAACTCCTGCGGAAACCGGAGTCAAATGAAAAGAACAAGTAA